In one Heteronotia binoei isolate CCM8104 ecotype False Entrance Well chromosome 1, APGP_CSIRO_Hbin_v1, whole genome shotgun sequence genomic region, the following are encoded:
- the MARCKS gene encoding myristoylated alanine-rich C-kinase substrate — protein sequence MGAQFSKNAAKGEAAAEKPGEAVAASPSKANGQENGHVKVNGDASPAAAEAGKEEVQANGSAPAEESVKEEQTPSEPASEKEAAEAESTEPASPAEGESSSKTEEGTTPSSSNETPKKKKKRFSFKKSFKLSGFSFKKNKKEAGEGADNEGAAASAEGGKDEAAAAPETANNEESKPAPEESSAAAAASSSEETKEETGGSQEAKSEETAPEKPSGEEGKPTEEQQQKPEEKQEEATAAPSATTEATSTEQEAPKAEEPAVAPTQEAPSESSPEAPPAESAE from the exons ATGGGTGCCCAATTCTCCAAGAACGCTGCAAAAGGCGAAGCCGCCGCCGAAAAACCCGGAGAAGCAGTGGCTGCATCTCCTTCCAAAGCGAATGGTCAG GagaatggccatgtgaaggtgaATGGCGATGCCTCGCCAGCAGCtgcggaggcaggcaaggaggaggTCCAAGCCAATGGCAGTGCGCCAGCAGAAGAGTCAGTGAAGGAAGAGCAGACCCCTTCAGAGCCAGCCTCTGAGAAGGAGGCGGCAGAAGCAGAGAGCACTGAGCCAGCCTCTCCTGCCGAAGGGGAGTCTTCCTCGAAGACTGAGGAGGGAACTACTCCTTCTTCTAGCAATGAGACcccgaaaaaaaaaaagaagcgcTTTTCCTTCAAAAAGTCCTTTAAGCTCAGTGGCTTCTcctttaaaaagaacaaaaaggaGGCTGGGGAAGGAGCTGACAATGAAGGTGCAGCTGCTTCCGCAGAAGGAGGCAAGGATGAAGCAGCTGCTGCCCCAGAGACTGCAAACAATGAGGAGAGCAAACCTGCCCCAGAGGagtcctctgctgctgctgctgctagcaGCTCAGAGGAAACAAAGGAGGAGACTGGTGGCTCACAGGAAGCCAAATCGGAAGAGACTGCACCAGAAAAGCCTTCAGGAGAAGAGGGTAAACCCACTgaagagcagcagcagaagcccGAGGAGAAACAGGAAGAGGCAACAGCTGCCCCTAGTGCTACCACCGAAGCCACCTCAACTGAACAAGAGGCACCCAAAGCAGAGGAGCCAGCAGTAGCTCCGACACAGGAAGCTCCATCTGAGTCCAGTCCAGAAGCTCCACCCGCTGAGTCAGCAGAGTAG